One Campylobacter pinnipediorum subsp. caledonicus genomic window carries:
- a CDS encoding thiol:disulfide interchange protein DsbA/DsbL: protein MRSLFLKTVKFLSVVALFGALSANAFTEGEDYVKLEQPLPVENNTLVKVFSYACPHCYKYDKSVVSKLMQKLPGIKFVPYHLKTKGSFGETISKVFAVLIAKDNENGISLLDDKSLFKKAKFAYYRAYHDKKETWNDGKDKDGFLKTGLDAVGMSVDDYNKELNNPKVIEILSKWDAAYDVAKLQGVPAFVVNGKYLINIDNVKSIEGIARLVKDLLAK from the coding sequence ATGAGATCTTTATTTTTAAAGACAGTTAAATTTTTATCAGTTGTTGCCCTTTTTGGTGCTTTGAGCGCAAATGCATTTACAGAAGGCGAAGACTATGTTAAGCTAGAACAACCTTTGCCAGTAGAAAATAACACCTTAGTAAAAGTTTTTAGCTATGCTTGTCCGCATTGCTACAAATACGATAAAAGTGTTGTTTCAAAATTAATGCAAAAATTACCAGGCATAAAATTTGTCCCATATCATTTAAAAACAAAAGGTAGTTTTGGAGAGACTATCAGTAAAGTTTTTGCTGTTTTGATAGCCAAGGATAATGAAAATGGAATTAGTTTATTAGATGATAAGTCTTTATTTAAGAAAGCTAAATTTGCATATTATAGAGCATATCATGATAAAAAAGAGACATGGAATGATGGAAAAGATAAAGATGGATTTTTAAAGACTGGTCTTGATGCTGTTGGTATGAGTGTGGATGATTACAATAAAGAACTAAACAATCCAAAAGTTATTGAAATTTTATCAAAATGGGACGCTGCTTATGATGTGGCCAAGCTTCAAGGTGTTCCTGCTTTTGTTGTAAATGGCAAATATCTTATCAACATAGATAATGTTAAATCAATAGAAGGTATTGCTAGATTAGTTAAAGATTTGTTGGCAAAATAA